Part of the Imperialibacter roseus genome, TGGTTAAGGTTTCGTTCAAAATAGAACTGAAGATTGAGTTGGTCATTGAGCATATAGCTCACGGTTGGCCGTACCTGATAGTTGATATTTCCCGCCGTTATGGTCGGCTCATCGTCAATTTTTCTTTGTAATGTCTTTGTATCTCTGACGGTCACTGCCACCCTGAAAGTAATATCGTTTTTAAGGGTCACTGTCCTTCCCTGTACCTTAAACGGCAATTCGTAGTCCGACTTCGTGACTCCATAATCCAGTGTCACGTCGTTGCTTTTGAGCTCCGTCACCTGGCTGTTGGAGAGGTTGAGTGCTAGGTTCCGCTCTTTTTTGTACTCTATCCTGGCCGTTACCCTCGATTTAGTTCTTAAGTTAATCCCCAAAAAGGGGGCAAACCGCTCGGACACCAACACCTGGCCCAGCACATATATAGGAATCAGCCCATTCTCCCCGTTCAGAGAGGCCATCGGATAATTCTCTATCTGATTAGTAAGGTCAAAATTATCGGCATTAAGTGGTGATAGCGAATCAGTGTAAGCCAGTGTGTTGCTGAAGTTGTTGATACTCAAACTTGAGGTGTAGGCATGGGTAAGGTTAATGGATGAAAACACCTGTGCAAGCTTCGGTATCCGTGACAGCCCGGCGTAGTCCACCCGCCAGTTAGGTATTGGAATCCTCGGGAAGGGCGACAATGAGGCATCGTTGGCAGAATGACCGGTATAGGCAGCTAAAAACGCAGGAATCAATACATCCTGGGAATTGAGGGCATACTCTCCGGCACTGTTTGAAGCGTCGAGTCTGCTTTTTATAATGCTCCTATTGTTTTCGAACTGCTTGAAAACAGACGAGATATTGGCGGTGTCATCTTTAATAAAAGCTGTGTTGATCGTTAAAATAGAAATATTGTAGCTACCCGATCGGGATGGTGTCAGCGAACGGAAGCTCTCCAATTCATCGTCGTATCGGTATATTTCCTGAAAATTACCCGTCACAGTCTTCTTTGCGTCAAGCTGAATTTTTAGGTCCGTGAATGGCTCAATATTAGCCCTTAGCTGCAAATCTGTGGTGTTGTTCTGAGTAAAAGGCGCCGAAAGAGACGTGCTTTTGGCAATCCAGCCGTTTTCTGCGGCCCTGTACCTGATGGTGGGATCCTGGCTACCGAAGATGAAGTCAGTGCCAGGCGCATTAAAGCCGCTGTCCAGGCCAAATAAATAAGCCCTTGGCCTGAAGCCTGGCAGCATGGTGCCTTCCCTTATGCTGTACGTACCGTTGATTGACCTGACCGACATCAAGAGCCTCAACAGCCCTTTAAAGGCTTTATTTTCAGATTTCTTTGCCTCAGTAGTGTCAACTTTTGTCCTTGGTCCTTTGGGAGCAGGGCCTGTCGGTCGTCGTCTTGGTGGGGCATTTATCGTCTTGAAATACTGGACTTTATTATATAAGCCTACCAGGTCAACCTTTCCATTCAGAGCCCTTTCCCTTGTATTTTGGATGAGGTTACCCAGCGTATCGGCTTGCGTGACGGAACCGGCCGTCCATGTGTAGCCAACGGCATAACGCAAATCGGCGCTTACCCAGTCGGTGACGGGAAACTTGTCGAAGGGCAGCCTGTAGTTGGCGCTCGCATTTTGGTCAAAATTCTTCATACGGCCAAGGTTCTTCAAATTGGTCCAAATGGAATCCTTCGCAGCCTGTGTGCTTATATCACCCTCGGGCTCATCAATAATGGCCCTTGCTCTGGCATTATAGTCGAGCGTAAGACTTTTGAAAACACTCCATCGAACACTATATGACCTGTTGAAGGTGAAGTATTTTTCATAAAATGGATCGAGGCCTACCGTGGTTAGGTTGGCATTTCTTAACTGCGTTCTGGCAAACCGCCTGTCTAAATCGCCCCTGATGGAAATATTGTTAGGCAGCGGTGATACATTAATGTCTTTTATGAATTTTAGGTAGGGGCTTTTCAAGCCCTCCGAGTCCTTGAACGGCTCCAGCACCAGCCCCTGCGTTGAGTAGTTGTACCCAACTCCTCCCCTATAGTTCTTCAATAAATAACTCTCCGTATTCACGTTACTGCTCGTCACGTCGCTATAGGAGTAATTGACAGAGAAATTTTCTATGTCGTAAAAGTCCTGCCTGGCATCCGGGTTTACCCTTTCCTTTCTCACATTTGTAAAATTCAAGCTTCGTCGTGTAGCTTGCTCCACCACTATTTGCCTGTAATTGTCCTGCCCTTCCTCGGTATCAATGCTAAGAAGTGAGGCTTCCAGGGGTATGTCCGGATCGAGCGGATCCCATTTGGGTGTAGCCACGGTATTTTCGTAACTGGCAAACATAGGGATTTTGATGCCTGTGTTGCCCGGAAGCAACTTATCCACGTTCACATTGGCTGAAACATCATAGCTGATGGTTTCTTCCCTTGTTCTTTCCGAAATCCGCTGCTGGATCCCTCCAAAGCCTACGGTCGTGATTCTGGCTGAACCTGAGACGGTGGCAAAATCAGCTAGCTGCGCATTTAGCCTGGTGTTGGCTGCCCAGCCTTTGGTATTATCAAAATCGGTTACCCGCAACTCGTTGGCCCAAATACAGACAGATTTAGGCTGCTGGTCGGGCGACTCCGGGTTTTTCACACCAATCATCATGGTAAGCACAGAACTCATATCCGGTCTTCCTACAATTGTTACTTTGTAGTTCCCAACCTGCTCAGTATAGGGCAATTCCACGTTGAATTTCGACCGGTTTCGGGCCGATTTGACAGCATAAAGCTGGTTAAATTCAATATCTATTTCATTTTCGGCTGGCCAAACAAGGCGCTGTAGTGCTTCGCCCGAAGAGCCTTCTACATTAGAAGGAGTTACCTTCAAGGGCACCTCAATCTCATAGTAATTCTGGTCAAAATCCGTTCCGAACCTAATGAAGCCTGAAACATCATCATCGTTCAGCCCATCTCCTTCGGCGTGCAGGAACATTTTGATTTTACCGTAGTTGATCAGGTCAAAATTGACGTTCTTGAATATAGCCCTGGCGTCCCTGTCCTCAAGGTTATCAACGCAAACTTGAATTGATTGCTCATTATTTTGGCGCTGTATAACGGTGGTGTTGTCTCGGTCACGATTGATTCCCGGAGGTAAAGTGTAAGGCGACTTTCCCTCGCTGGCTTTGCTATTTTCCTCGATGCTTACCACCGAAATGGTAAAATCCGAAGTGTACTGCTCGGGAACTTCGTTGTAGCTTCTGTCATACAGGCTCTCAGTGAACTTCCGCCACTGGCTTCCCACCAGTTGAAATTTGGACATTCTCAATACGACGGGTTGCCTCCAGCCCGTCAAATACATCCTCATGTATTTGATACTTTTAAACCCCGAGATATCGCCCTGAATTCTACTGGGGTTTCGAACAGGGATTCTGAAAAGATACCAGGTACGTTCGCCGCCTTCACCACCCACTACCCGGTCAACAATATATCCTTTACCTACTTCAAGCTGTCCTTTTTTTAGTGGGATTTTGTATTCGTAATACTCCTCCAACTCGTTGATAGTGTTGTCTTTGTTCAAGTCCTCGTTCTCAGGCAGGGCGCTGCCCAATGGTGTGAAGTTCTCTCCGCTGGCAGTTTGGACGGGGGTGTTGCCATCCATGCCATTGTAGTTTTTGTAGCGTTCCAGGATCTTTGCGTCCCGGGCATCCTGCTCGGCTCCTAAGTAGTACTCAAAATTATCACCAGAGGGGTCTTCAAGGATCTTGTTTCTTGCGGTACCTGAAACTTGTAGTTTGCTCACGAAGCGGTCGTTAAAAAAACTGGCTTCTTCACTATTTTTAAGACCATCGAGACCAACATCCTGATTAGGTCTTGCAGAAGCACGATTGTCAAAATAGTCGGTGAGGTACTGCTGCTGCGTTACTCTTCCCCACTCAGTTGTTGTCAATTTTTCCGTCCCGCCATCGGCAGGCATTCCATTTTCAAACCCATGGAGTCCATCTTTGATTATATCTTCCGAGATGCTACCCAGGTTGAAGATCAGTTCGCCACCGGTAGTATTAGGCTGGTTAAACAACCCGTCGAGTACCCTGCCACGTCCGTCATTGTCGTCGATAAATGGATCCAGCATCCAGAATTCGATGTATTCGACGTTTGTCTTGTCAAAGTCTACGTCAGAGGTAATTGCCCTGGTAATACCTCCCCAGTTTGATTCGGGATTTTTAAGTAAGCCATCGGTGTCCAGGTCGGGGTTGTAATTGTATTGTCCTCTTTCTGAGGGGAAATAGGCGATGTCAAATATCGGTTCGTTGGTGTTAACTATATTCCGGCTTCTCTGAGAGTAGATTTCCTGAGGGATAATGCCAGCGACGTAGTGGTTGTCCTTGTCCTTCTCCGTAATGTTAGGGGGAGAGTTCGGCCCTCCGTTTCGATAAAAAACGTTATCGATAATATACCAGGCAATTTTTGCTCTTTTGAAAGCGGAGCCAAGCTTGTCACCCGTTTGGTTGCTTAAGTCAAACCGGTTCCCGGGTGTCTGCGGAGTGGCCCCAAGCTTCCAGGCCTGGAAATTGCCCATGTTGTAGGGTGTTACCGCCGACTCAAAGTCGTCGATGTAGGATGTACCTTCGCCACCTACCTCATTGGAAGTACCTGGGTTGATTTGGGCCACTTCACCAGTGAAGGTAATTCGGGAAGGCTCCTTGGTGTCTACGAACGGGAGTGCGTCGACCATTTTGGTCAGGAACCTCGACTCCTTGCTCCAGTTTAAATCGAAGCCGTACAGCGAGTTTTTTGTCGGCTCGTTGCCAACACTATATCTTGTAATGCCGCCAGGACGTTCGTTCAGGTGGAGCCACGTTGCTCCCAGGTTTAAGTTTTCAGTGATCTTATAGTCAAACCGTGTTCCGGTGAGCCACCTGGTTTGAAAGTTGAAAACATCAGCTTTTTCGTATGAAATATTGATCTGCTTCCCGGAGTTGAGTATGCCTTCGTTAATGATCCTCACCCTTCCCAGGTTATAGTCGACCGTATAATCCAAACCTTCGGTCAGCAGTGTGTTGCCAGCAGTGACTACAACAGAATTGGGTGAAATGCTAATGCCCGGCAACACGATTTCGTTGGATGCTCCCGCCTGAAACTTACCCAAAATGAAAAATTTGTTTTTGGACGACACCTGCTCAGCATCAGCTTTTGTTGTTCGGTAAAGGGTGTCGTAAGCATACTTCTGGATGAGGTTTTGCTCATTGTCCTTATCGAAGTATGTTTTTAGGGTTTTTCCAAATGGCTCAAGCACAGGAAAGATAATGGTTCCGTTCCTCGAGTCGATGGTAACTCC contains:
- the sov gene encoding T9SS outer membrane translocon Sov/SprA, which codes for MEDADKYFLFKQDTIPDSLKGPYQPSKTPTFEPIDRFGDPFSNKISPSPLQLKNPASLTLDAEIDTSMNYTIYERIGDVNYRPTTTMTFEEFSKWKEEEMLREYWRSRSRGLDGESAVSGRRLIPKLYTSPLIDRIFGGSYVDIQPNGFVTLDFGGRWQRIDNPQIPIRQQRNGGFEFNQQISLNLVGKVGDKLAITANFDNNNSFDFQNNLKMEYTGYEEDIIKKIEVGNVSMPISNSLISGGQSLFGVKTQLQFGKLFVTSVVSRQQGRNDVITLESGFQGREFEVRGSDYDDNRHFFLGHFFRDNYEKWLGSLPQVISGVNVTRVEIYVLKRNGDTQTLRSLLAFQDLGESDKAYRKDNPNLSPVQTSYPASNDANGLFKSLKANSAIRDANQVDGILESSYNFMNSVDYVKITSARRLDEKEFVLNKQLGYISLLRKLTNDEVLAVAYEYTYNGRTFKVGELMEDYQNLSENELLLLKMLRPNKINTSTPTWDLMMKNIYNLNASQVDREGFTLRIHYRDDLTGIDNPSLHEGALTKDQPLIHLLKLDQLNPNNDPQRDGNFDYIEGVTIDSRNGTIIFPVLEPFGKTLKTYFDKDNEQNLIQKYAYDTLYRTTKADAEQVSSKNKFFILGKFQAGASNEIVLPGISISPNSVVVTAGNTLLTEGLDYTVDYNLGRVRIINEGILNSGKQINISYEKADVFNFQTRWLTGTRFDYKITENLNLGATWLHLNERPGGITRYSVGNEPTKNSLYGFDLNWSKESRFLTKMVDALPFVDTKEPSRITFTGEVAQINPGTSNEVGGEGTSYIDDFESAVTPYNMGNFQAWKLGATPQTPGNRFDLSNQTGDKLGSAFKRAKIAWYIIDNVFYRNGGPNSPPNITEKDKDNHYVAGIIPQEIYSQRSRNIVNTNEPIFDIAYFPSERGQYNYNPDLDTDGLLKNPESNWGGITRAITSDVDFDKTNVEYIEFWMLDPFIDDNDGRGRVLDGLFNQPNTTGGELIFNLGSISEDIIKDGLHGFENGMPADGGTEKLTTTEWGRVTQQQYLTDYFDNRASARPNQDVGLDGLKNSEEASFFNDRFVSKLQVSGTARNKILEDPSGDNFEYYLGAEQDARDAKILERYKNYNGMDGNTPVQTASGENFTPLGSALPENEDLNKDNTINELEEYYEYKIPLKKGQLEVGKGYIVDRVVGGEGGERTWYLFRIPVRNPSRIQGDISGFKSIKYMRMYLTGWRQPVVLRMSKFQLVGSQWRKFTESLYDRSYNEVPEQYTSDFTISVVSIEENSKASEGKSPYTLPPGINRDRDNTTVIQRQNNEQSIQVCVDNLEDRDARAIFKNVNFDLINYGKIKMFLHAEGDGLNDDDVSGFIRFGTDFDQNYYEIEVPLKVTPSNVEGSSGEALQRLVWPAENEIDIEFNQLYAVKSARNRSKFNVELPYTEQVGNYKVTIVGRPDMSSVLTMMIGVKNPESPDQQPKSVCIWANELRVTDFDNTKGWAANTRLNAQLADFATVSGSARITTVGFGGIQQRISERTREETISYDVSANVNVDKLLPGNTGIKIPMFASYENTVATPKWDPLDPDIPLEASLLSIDTEEGQDNYRQIVVEQATRRSLNFTNVRKERVNPDARQDFYDIENFSVNYSYSDVTSSNVNTESYLLKNYRGGVGYNYSTQGLVLEPFKDSEGLKSPYLKFIKDINVSPLPNNISIRGDLDRRFARTQLRNANLTTVGLDPFYEKYFTFNRSYSVRWSVFKSLTLDYNARARAIIDEPEGDISTQAAKDSIWTNLKNLGRMKNFDQNASANYRLPFDKFPVTDWVSADLRYAVGYTWTAGSVTQADTLGNLIQNTRERALNGKVDLVGLYNKVQYFKTINAPPRRRPTGPAPKGPRTKVDTTEAKKSENKAFKGLLRLLMSVRSINGTYSIREGTMLPGFRPRAYLFGLDSGFNAPGTDFIFGSQDPTIRYRAAENGWIAKSTSLSAPFTQNNTTDLQLRANIEPFTDLKIQLDAKKTVTGNFQEIYRYDDELESFRSLTPSRSGSYNISILTINTAFIKDDTANISSVFKQFENNRSIIKSRLDASNSAGEYALNSQDVLIPAFLAAYTGHSANDASLSPFPRIPIPNWRVDYAGLSRIPKLAQVFSSINLTHAYTSSLSINNFSNTLAYTDSLSPLNADNFDLTNQIENYPMASLNGENGLIPIYVLGQVLVSERFAPFLGINLRTKSRVTARIEYKKERNLALNLSNSQVTELKSNDVTLDYGVTKSDYELPFKVQGRTVTLKNDITFRVAVTVRDTKTLQRKIDDEPTITAGNINYQVRPTVSYMLNDQLNLQFYFERNLNQPRISSSFKRVTTAFGVQLRFSLAQ